One region of Halictus rubicundus isolate RS-2024b unplaced genomic scaffold, iyHalRubi1_principal scaffold0383, whole genome shotgun sequence genomic DNA includes:
- the LOC143364243 gene encoding uncharacterized protein LOC143364243 → MWSSDEETDKPMSLEQIRDKILSEPRSERMQVSGWEDDDDGVEVARNAREVDENEILHAAEKGDLEKIRTLIQKNRELLESTDDDGYTPLYLLQYLLQAGAKIDSKTMDDWQPLHSACCWNNVECAMVLIANGADINAKSKGDQTPLHLVSASSHNSCSLQLLLLHPDINPRLVNSSGDTAEQIARRTGKYYPMFEIVEDCLNVI, encoded by the exons ATGTGGTCGTCCGATGAAGAAACTGACAAGCCGATGAGTCTGGAACAAATTCGCGATAAAATTTTAAGCGAGCCTCGGAGCGAGCGTATGCAAGTTAGCGGATGGGAGGATGACGATGACGGAGTGGAAGTTGCGCGGAATGCGAGAG AGGTCGACGAGAATGAAATTCTCCACGCAGCCGAGAAAGGCGATCTCGAGAAAATACGAACGTTAATACAGAAAAATCGGGAATTGTTAGAAAGCACGGATGACGACGGTTACACTCCGCTTTATTTGCTACAGTACCTGCTACAGGCTGGCGCGAAAATAGATTCTAAAACCATGGACGACTGGCAACCCCTGCATTCGGCTTGTTGTTGGAACAACGTCGAATGCGCCATGGTTTTAATTGCAAACGGAGCGGACATAAATGCCAAAAGCAAGGGGGATCAGACTCCTCTGCATTTGGTCTCGGCTAGCTCTCACAATTCTTGTTCGCTGCAGCTTCTTCTTCTGCACCCGGATATCAATCCCCGGTTGGTCAATTCGAGCGGTGACACTGCAGAGCAAATTGCTAGAAGGACAGGAAAGTACTATCCCATGTTCGAGATTGTCGAGGACTGCTTAAACGTAATCTGA